A window from Megalobrama amblycephala isolate DHTTF-2021 linkage group LG9, ASM1881202v1, whole genome shotgun sequence encodes these proteins:
- the s100a11 gene encoding protein S100-A11 isoform X1 yields the protein MESAINVLVAQFKTYAGKDGSANTLSKEEFQSLVTSQLPNFIKNKTNSKWFLIRRGTSAESKNASDPATIDQLMSSLDANNDGELTFLEFWQLIGKVANQHGGF from the exons ATGGAATCTGCCATTAACGTGCTCGTCGCCCAGTTCAAGACTTATGCCGGGAAGGATGGCTCTGCAAACACTTTGAGCAAGGAAGAGTTTCAGAGCTTGGTAACATCCCAGTTACCCAACTTCATAAAG AATAAAACCAACTCAAAATGGTTTTTAATAAGAAGAGGCACGTCTGCTGAATCTAAG AATGCCTCTGACCCAGCCACCATTGATCAGCTCATGAGTTCATTGGATGCTAATAACGACGGAGAGCTGACCTTCCTGGAGTTCTGGCAGCTTATTGGCAAGGTGGCAAACCAACATGGCGGCTTTTAG
- the s100a11 gene encoding protein S100-A11 isoform X2, whose protein sequence is MESAINVLVAQFKTYAGKDGSANTLSKEEFQSLVTSQLPNFIKNASDPATIDQLMSSLDANNDGELTFLEFWQLIGKVANQHGGF, encoded by the exons ATGGAATCTGCCATTAACGTGCTCGTCGCCCAGTTCAAGACTTATGCCGGGAAGGATGGCTCTGCAAACACTTTGAGCAAGGAAGAGTTTCAGAGCTTGGTAACATCCCAGTTACCCAACTTCATAAAG AATGCCTCTGACCCAGCCACCATTGATCAGCTCATGAGTTCATTGGATGCTAATAACGACGGAGAGCTGACCTTCCTGGAGTTCTGGCAGCTTATTGGCAAGGTGGCAAACCAACATGGCGGCTTTTAG
- the s100u gene encoding S100 calcium binding protein U isoform X1 has translation MIVERREKAKMEAAIKTVVGVYLKSSKGKENLGGKEFQSLVKNQLKNIVTGSEDNEAVKNMRQQLDNNQDGKVSFQEYMKLIGYLAQAVSEQRCLEKETQPESSTQETQAEAAANAQAEPKAEPKAEPQAAKEAEKEEEPVVEKAAAEEQKPEEEKKTDVEQEEAKVDENKAEEKIKTEEAS, from the exons ATGATTGTGGAGAGAAG AGAGAAAGCAAAGATGGAGGCAGCAATTAAAACCGTGGTGGGTGTCTACCTGAAGTCATCTAAGGGCAAGGAAAACCTCGGAGGGAAGGAGTTCCAGAGCCTTGTGAAGAATCAGCTGAAGAACATTGTGACG GGCTCAGAGGACAATGAGGCAGTTAAAAACATGCGTCAACAGCTTGACAACAACCAGGATGGGAAGGTCAGCTTCCAGGAGTATATGAAACTGATTGGCTATCTGGCGCAGGCTGTCAGCGAACAGCGTTGTTTGGAAAAAGAAACACAACCAGAGAGTTCAACCCAGGAGACGCAGGCTGAGGCGGCAGCCAATGCACAGGCAGAGCCCAAGGCAGAGCCCAAGGCAGAGCCACAGGCAGCAAAGGAGGCGGAGAAAGAAGAAGAGCCAGTGGTCGAGAAGGCAGCGGCCGAAGAGCAGAAGCCAGAGGAAGAGAAAAAAACAGATGTGGAACAGGAAGAAGCGAAAGTTGATGAGAATAAAGCTGAAGAGAAGATCAAAACAGAGGAAGCGTCGTAG
- the s100u gene encoding S100 calcium binding protein U isoform X2: MEAAIKTVVGVYLKSSKGKENLGGKEFQSLVKNQLKNIVTGSEDNEAVKNMRQQLDNNQDGKVSFQEYMKLIGYLAQAVSEQRCLEKETQPESSTQETQAEAAANAQAEPKAEPKAEPQAAKEAEKEEEPVVEKAAAEEQKPEEEKKTDVEQEEAKVDENKAEEKIKTEEAS, encoded by the exons ATGGAGGCAGCAATTAAAACCGTGGTGGGTGTCTACCTGAAGTCATCTAAGGGCAAGGAAAACCTCGGAGGGAAGGAGTTCCAGAGCCTTGTGAAGAATCAGCTGAAGAACATTGTGACG GGCTCAGAGGACAATGAGGCAGTTAAAAACATGCGTCAACAGCTTGACAACAACCAGGATGGGAAGGTCAGCTTCCAGGAGTATATGAAACTGATTGGCTATCTGGCGCAGGCTGTCAGCGAACAGCGTTGTTTGGAAAAAGAAACACAACCAGAGAGTTCAACCCAGGAGACGCAGGCTGAGGCGGCAGCCAATGCACAGGCAGAGCCCAAGGCAGAGCCCAAGGCAGAGCCACAGGCAGCAAAGGAGGCGGAGAAAGAAGAAGAGCCAGTGGTCGAGAAGGCAGCGGCCGAAGAGCAGAAGCCAGAGGAAGAGAAAAAAACAGATGTGGAACAGGAAGAAGCGAAAGTTGATGAGAATAAAGCTGAAGAGAAGATCAAAACAGAGGAAGCGTCGTAG
- the s100s gene encoding S100 calcium binding protein S isoform X1, translating into MPRSKCDVMSKEPSSNLESAMQMLIKTFHKYSGKEGDKYTLSRGELRELLTEELGNYLGNAQDKDAVERVMNDLDSNNDGEVDFTEFIILMGALTVACNDFFLDSPPPKKPDGKGDAATEEKKE; encoded by the exons ATGCCACGCTCAAAGTGTGATGT CATGTCCAAAGAACCAAGCTCCAACTTGGAAAGCGCCATGCAGATGCTCATCAAGACCTTTCATAAGTATTCCGGAAAGGAAGGAGACAAATACACGCTCAGCCGAGGGGAACTAAGGGAACTTCTGACAGAGGAGCTGGGAAATTATCTTGGG AACGCTCAAGATAAAGATGCGGTGGAACGAGTGATGAACGACCTGGATTCCAATAACGATGGCGAGGTGGACTTCACCGAGTTCATCATCCTCATGGGGGCGCTGACCGTGGCCTGCAACGACTTCTTCCTGGACAGTCCGCCGCCTAAAAAGCCTGATGGCAAGGGCGATGCAGCAACAGAGGAAAAGAAAGAGTAA
- the s100s gene encoding S100 calcium binding protein S isoform X2 translates to MSKEPSSNLESAMQMLIKTFHKYSGKEGDKYTLSRGELRELLTEELGNYLGNAQDKDAVERVMNDLDSNNDGEVDFTEFIILMGALTVACNDFFLDSPPPKKPDGKGDAATEEKKE, encoded by the exons ATGTCCAAAGAACCAAGCTCCAACTTGGAAAGCGCCATGCAGATGCTCATCAAGACCTTTCATAAGTATTCCGGAAAGGAAGGAGACAAATACACGCTCAGCCGAGGGGAACTAAGGGAACTTCTGACAGAGGAGCTGGGAAATTATCTTGGG AACGCTCAAGATAAAGATGCGGTGGAACGAGTGATGAACGACCTGGATTCCAATAACGATGGCGAGGTGGACTTCACCGAGTTCATCATCCTCATGGGGGCGCTGACCGTGGCCTGCAACGACTTCTTCCTGGACAGTCCGCCGCCTAAAAAGCCTGATGGCAAGGGCGATGCAGCAACAGAGGAAAAGAAAGAGTAA